The genomic DNA CTGCTAATTGCCATTCTAGTCTATGTCACTGTGATAATTAGCAATAAAATCACTCAAAACCTCCAAGACTCGTGTCTGTTTCCTCGGAGACAGCCAGGAATGGGAGACTGTGTCCCACTTCACATCTAGGCATGGAATGAAAAGAGCAGTGAAGAATAGCTACCATAGGAAGAAAGGAACACTCTAGCCCTGAGTCACATTCCAAAGGAGACAGGAGAGCTCTGGGAGCCAACAGCTCTGGACAACAGGGAGGCCCTCTGGAGCCTGCTTCCCACATCTGCCATGCCCAGGAGTGTCCCGAACATTACCCTGGTCTCGTGTATCTGCATCCCCTGGGATGTTGTGCGACTATCTACATTCTGATCAAGGGTGTTCTCAGCCTTGATAACAGTGTATATTGATTCTTGTGACTCGATTCTACCTCTTAATATCAGCCTAATGTCTGATACCTTTTTCcccatcttttctcttctttctgctttATGTTCCCCTACTATTCACCCCCACCTGCAATTTATTTATCTACAAATAATAAAGGCAGGATGCATTTACCTCTCAGACCCTCCCTCAAAGCCATGAGCCCTCCCGCCTTCCCACCAGTGCTACCATGTCCCGCCCCTACCCCCAACATGAGGGTGTCCCTAATGGAACAGACCCCAGGCACTTCGGCTACCTATGATAACatatcttttaaacttttaaagagttttttggCTTGGGAAATTTCCTGGACATTTTTAGTTGGTTTGCTGTTCTCCCGTGAATGGGGATACCCATTCCACCCATGTTTCCTTCTCAGATCATTGACTATTGTTAAAAGAGCTTTCACCTGGGTTTCCTGGGCCCAGCCGGTTTCTCTGTTGTTAAAAGCACAAACGCGCCACCCACACTTTTTAACAATGTTCTTAAGAGCTCTGTTGTCTGAGTTCCTGATGAAGTCGTCAAGCTTCCCCGCCCCTAGGTCTTCCTTCCGGGTGAACAGCACAACTGCGTATTCCACAAAGTCTGCTCCAAAGATGGCCTCCAGTTCCGCCACCACTGTTTTGTCCTCTTCAGTGAATCGTCCCAGCTGGAACACCAGGACAAAAAATGTGTCCGCTTTTTCACAGCAGGACCAACAGCGCTTGACCTCCTCTTCTAACTGGGATGGGTCCTTTTCGACATCCAGCATCTGGCGGAAGGAAGGAGTGtccacaaccaccacctcctgtcCGTCCCAGGTCTTCCTGCCACTCTGGCTGGTCTTGGTGACTGGCTTGGCCCGGAGCTGAGAGGTGAAGACGAGCCTCCCCAGGATGGAGTTCCCCGTCGCACTCTTCCCAGTCCCACTCCTCCCTACGAGGACAATGCTCAGGGTTTCTGTCAaaggaaagtgggaaagatctgtGACCATGGGCCGATCTGAAATTGGATTTTAAAGTTATGCCACGAAGCGAGATTACATCACTAAACAAAGAGGATGCTCAAACAGCATCAAGGCCTCCCTCTCACCCAAGGAGGGGAATCTCCAAACATGGAAATGACTTGGCCCAGTTTGCTCCGTCTGTGGAATCACAGCAGGACTTGGACTGCAGTCTTCACCCAGGGTTCATCCACTAACAGCACTGTTCCTATCACTGAATCCATGCTGCTCCCTTTTTCCGGCACCTCCCGGACTCCCTGGCACCTGTGAGTACCCCCCTGGCCTTCACACTCCCTACTACCCTCAGCCTGGTCCAGTCTACACATCTCATCCCTTTGTCTTCTGTTCCTGTTACAACTGCATCTTCTCACTGCCACTACTGCTAACTGTGGCAACATCTCCCTACAGTCTTTAAAGAATTATTCTGTAAAACTGACTTTCATGAAAAAGAAACTCTACATACCACTGAGAGATTACCAGTGTCCTTAGTTAGGTTATATGAAAATTCATTTCTCATTAAAGCCATACTGAACTTAATTGCCTTTCCCTGATGAGCCGAAGGACACCACATGGTTATAATAATGAGTATCCACTAACACTGTTGTATGCGTGGAGTCCATgatggagaaagagaatgaatttcCCTATAAATGGAATTTCAGATGCATAGAGACCTTACAATATGTGTTCTTTGGAGATTGTCCTTATGCTCTTGCACTTGCACTGTGACGGTCCAGTGCCCATTCAAGTCTCTTCATAGTTCTCTTCCATTACAAATTCCATATCAAGTAGCTAATATCTACTTCAATGCAAAGGAGGAGGAAAGCACATCACATGCTCTTCTTTCAAGGGGAAGTTATTAACCCGCTTATCCCGAACCTACAATGTCGCAGATGAACAACAGCTTAATCTTCCAGCATTCCCATATTTGTCAAATGCTTCAGTCCCTACTTCTATACCTACAGAGGGGAGGGTTCTCACGTATCTCTGAAATCCAGCCTGACTCCCCATCCCACATTCTCTAATTCAGTGTTCTTAATGTTCAATGTCTTAATCTTCAGTGTTCTTCGAAGATGTTCTTTAGAGCTGTGAACCCCCATCCACACCAACACTATTCTTTTTTGTACCCTAATAGGTGACATGCTTAGTCCTACGTCTTTGTTTCAAATAGCTGGTATACCCTCTGGAATATCTTCCAGCTTTCTGCTCAGCCATCTAATCCATTCTCCAAAACTTGTTTTAAATTGGGCTTTCTATATACAGCCTCTCCTGACTTTCCCATGTATCTATACTTCCAAAGGAGggttcaaataagaaaatatgctcCTTTAGGGTTTATCTTCTTCCTGGGTAAAGACagctgaagcagaaaaaaaatggaatgagtAAGAACAGAAGGACTTCAGTGTAGGTCAACTGAACCTGTAGCACTGAGCAGATGAGGAGTCCTTCTTAAGTAGCCAAGAGAGTACTGTGCCCAGTCCTGGGCAGCTGTACTCCATGGGGAAACAAAGGGTTGGAAAGGGTCAACTCCTTTCCTCAAGACCCAACCATCCAGTTGAAGAGATAGTAAGGatcatgaaaaaattaaagaccAGTCCAAGAGAACGTGCAAGGGAAGGCTATAACTTCAGGACaatttgagaaagagagaaaagagtccATAGAACGGACCcgtccttccttttccttctgccaattttaatttcctttcttatttcaacttttattttagatacaagtacatatacaccatagaatgctatgcagccataaaaaaaaaatgaaattctgtcctttgcagtaacatagatggagctggaggccaaattaacacaggaacagaggaCCTGtcctttctgtcttctctatgtctcttagaaaattaaaagttcatgtgtattttatacctattttaaatggtatatataaaaatatatactctatTCACAGTTTTACCTTTTTCCCTGAAGATACAGTGCTTGTCCCCGTTCTCACGCACCATGCTGTCTATTTTCTGCAGGAGCTcgtccacctgcctctgctcttCTTCTGCTGTTGCTCGGTAGTTGAAGGCACTGTATCTGTTTTCACATTTCTGGATGAGACGACAGAGATCTTCACTGCTGTTTCTTAAGAACTTCTCTAGATCCTGATCCCCTAAATCCTCTTTCCTGGTCAGGAGTATGACCATGTACTCAAAGCATTTTTCTCCGAAACTGCTTTGGATGGTGTTCAGCGCTGCCTCATCATCCTTAGTGTAAAAGCCCAGTGGCGTCACCAGCAGGAAGGCATGGGGGCCTGGATAGGTGTGAGTTTTAAGTTCTGAGTCAATGTTCACTAATGATGAGATATCCGGAGTGTCAACGatcaaaactttcttttttctccagctTCTGCTCTCAGACAAGAAGCTCTGTGTTACTGACTGCTCACTAAATCTGGTCTCAAAGGCCCGCCTCCCCAGAATGCTGTTTCCTGCTGCACTTTTTCCAGCACCGCGTTTCCCCACGAGGAGGACCCTCAGTTCTGATGTCCCTGGATTCTGCTTGGGTCCTGTGGACTGCGGCTGCCTCTCCCTTGGGCCTGTGGGACAAATGGACAGGTTCAGAGTCTCTTCCTGCAGTTGAATATGGATGTGGGCAGGTTTTGTGATTTCTCATCCCTGCCAACTTGTATAGAGAATGGCAACAACACTGTAATGCAGTAGAACTCTACTCTCAGCCAGAAGCTCTCCATCAAGGTGAAAGCCACAGGCAGGTGCAGGAGCGAACTCAATGATATTCATGGAGCTTAAGATTCCCCAGGAACACGAACACGCCGACTTTGGTTCCTTTCATTTAATTATCAGAGGTAAGTACGTGGCTTACCAAAGGTAAGCCcaggggctaaggcaggagtagGGAGAATCTGATTTTCAAATGCCCTTGGTGGTATAAAATCAAATACActtagcaatttttttaaatgtgaactcGTGATATGCAATATAAACGGATCTCAAAACACACAGTAAATGAAAGAAGCAAGACACGAAAGCTGCGCACTCTGTGATTATTTCATATGAAGTTAAAGAACAGatacaaatgttcactgcagcactgtttacaatagcaaagacctggacccaacccaaatgcccatcaacgatagactgacagggaagatgtggcacatatgctccatggaatactatgcagccataaaaaacgatgagttcgtgtcctttgtagggacatggatgaaactagaaaccatcattctcagcaaactaacacgagcacagaaaatcaaacactgcatgttctcattcataggtgggtgttgaacaatgagaacacatgggcacagggaggggacgatcacacactggagtctgtccgggggaaataggggagggacagcggggggtggggagttggggagagatagcatggggagaaatgccagatataggtgatggggaggaaggcagcaaatcacgctgccgtgtgtgtacctatgcaacaatcttgcatgttcttcacatgtaccccaaaacctaaaatgcaattaaaaaaaagaacagaccaAGTTAATCTATGTTGATAGAAGTCTGGACAGTGGTTCTCTGTGGTGAGGGGCAGTAAGAATGTCTAAGATGATGGAAAGCTCTATATCTTTATCTGGATGGGGATCCCATATGTATAGATATGAAGAAAGGCACCAAACTGTTTActtaagatttgtgcattttattcTATGTAAATCATACCTCAGTAAATTGCTGCAAAACCTGCAGAACTGCCCCCTACAGCTATCTCTCCACACATCCCCTGGCTGAGCCAGCATCGACGCCAACACCAGACCTATTGAGCAAAAGGGAGGGTCAGCAACAGCAGGGAGCATCCTCTGACACTGAGTCATCAACAGCCTTCGTGGGAATGGTCTGACCAGCAAGTTGGGAAGGCGGGATGGACGTGGTATCAAACACAAACCAAGACG from Callithrix jacchus isolate 240 chromosome 11, calJac240_pri, whole genome shotgun sequence includes the following:
- the GIMAP8 gene encoding GTPase IMAP family member 8 isoform X2, which gives rise to MLEQSCQMPELRLLLLGKCRSGKSATGNAILGKDVFASKFSDQRVTKMCQRESQVLREMKVVVIDTPDLFSPVACAEDKQRNIEHCLELSAPSLHALLLVIAIGHFTREDEEMVMGIQRVFGAEARRHIIIVFTQKDNLGDDLLQDFIKNNKSLKQLVQDCGGRYCIFNKADTKDGQVSQVSELLHKVKDLVKMNRGPYHVNVKTEGRGLQQYVNEAASQEGDKPHGPRERQPQSTGPKQNPGTSELRVLLVGKRGAGKSAAGNSILGRRAFETRFSEQSVTQSFLSESRSWRKKKVLIVDTPDISSLVNIDSELKTHTYPGPHAFLLVTPLGFYTKDDEAALNTIQSSFGEKCFEYMVILLTRKEDLGDQDLEKFLRNSSEDLCRLIQKCENRYSAFNYRATAEEEQRQVDELLQKIDSMVRENGDKHCIFREKETLSIVLVGRSGTGKSATGNSILGRLVFTSQLRAKPVTKTSQSGRKTWDGQEVVVVDTPSFRQMLDVEKDPSQLEEEVKRCWSCCEKADTFFVLVFQLGRFTEEDKTVVAELEAIFGADFVEYAVVLFTRKEDLGAGKLDDFIRNSDNRALKNIVKKCGWRVCAFNNRETGWAQETQVKALLTIVNDLRRKHGWNGYPHSRENSKPTKNVQEISQAKKLFKSLKDMLS
- the GIMAP8 gene encoding GTPase IMAP family member 8 isoform X1, which gives rise to MENGTRGSLCQENMLEQSCQMPELRLLLLGKCRSGKSATGNAILGKDVFASKFSDQRVTKMCQRESQVLREMKVVVIDTPDLFSPVACAEDKQRNIEHCLELSAPSLHALLLVIAIGHFTREDEEMVMGIQRVFGAEARRHIIIVFTQKDNLGDDLLQDFIKNNKSLKQLVQDCGGRYCIFNKADTKDGQVSQVSELLHKVKDLVKMNRGPYHVNVKTEGRGLQQYVNEAASQEGDKPHGPRERQPQSTGPKQNPGTSELRVLLVGKRGAGKSAAGNSILGRRAFETRFSEQSVTQSFLSESRSWRKKKVLIVDTPDISSLVNIDSELKTHTYPGPHAFLLVTPLGFYTKDDEAALNTIQSSFGEKCFEYMVILLTRKEDLGDQDLEKFLRNSSEDLCRLIQKCENRYSAFNYRATAEEEQRQVDELLQKIDSMVRENGDKHCIFREKETLSIVLVGRSGTGKSATGNSILGRLVFTSQLRAKPVTKTSQSGRKTWDGQEVVVVDTPSFRQMLDVEKDPSQLEEEVKRCWSCCEKADTFFVLVFQLGRFTEEDKTVVAELEAIFGADFVEYAVVLFTRKEDLGAGKLDDFIRNSDNRALKNIVKKCGWRVCAFNNRETGWAQETQVKALLTIVNDLRRKHGWNGYPHSRENSKPTKNVQEISQAKKLFKSLKDMLS